TCTCTCACAATagaagcataaacaaatatCACAGCGAAGTTAAAATTTCACGCATTTTATTAACATAGTAAATGTATAATAGAATAccttaaaaaacacaaagacaaacaattctctattaatattattatattgtttattattcGATATTGGAAATAATGGGATTATTATAGGAAaattattgcgatttttaaggcTAAAtagaaaattgtttttaaacacAGAAATGCCACATAGAAAATTCCTATAATAGAATAAAAGCATAAACACAGATCATTATTCAGCATCACATTGATTTTGTTCGATAGGGATTATTTTGAGAGTAAAATGGGAATATTTATGGCGATTTTTAAAGTACACATAATTAGTTTTTCTTGAATGAAATCCGTGTTGCtgataattatgttttttatttttttattattttgttttacatttatttattaagaacttgttttgttattaacttaacttgttttgcattttggatatttgaggcaataaattattcttcttattcttattcttattcttattcttattattataatatcattcttcttcttcttcttcttcttattattattattatatcattattatatgtatttatttagttttaattcaGTCTGCAGGATCTCCCTGCGATGCAAAAAATATGCGTTAAAAAAAACGACTTTTCTCCAGCCTATTTTTGGtttaataacatttattattcataatTAAAAGTGTAGATTTGACTGCAGCGtgtccacaaacacaaacagaaagcgcTTCTCCATGCACAGTGAAAACGGAAGTGCTGCGGCCTGCGTGACGTAAAGAGTGACGTCATCAGACTGCCGTGTGAAAATCACAATGTGTTCATTGATTTGATTGCATGCTgtctattttttaaatttatgttttttattttatttagttatttgtgtatttattgatcatgtacactgttaagaatttcccagtaaaataacagtaaagtgctggcagcagggttgcctttatgtaaaattaacattattatactgtcgctgaaatttacagctttgtactgttaatgaaaaatacagtttgaactgttttttaaaaaaaataatttcacagtattttacagttaatttactgtctaaagatacattatatagctgtttttcacctttcttttacattatcttactgatttgttttaatgcactatttaggttgtaattttttacatacattttaataaacattatttgttgcctagatgaatagacttagcaggttatagacataggaatagtcacactaaatacaattaaaggcacttgttaggaaaaaggctataatagacttgttgacacttctcccaaaatgtctgtctctagctggctacaagcacagaatgcaaaccagaacaacatgtgagtgaagaacaataaagctaattcactgattttacaatcatgtacaatgtacaagcctcacatgtgcagatcaggtcccagaattaaaaacatactgcatgaaactgtttctgatgatactttagacagctgatcagcagtaaagtgctgttttttaagaatgcattatagttcagttaaaaaacggcctatgagcctaatttaacaggttttcttttgtattaacagtaaagcactgtttttagcaataacaggttaatactgttgaaatcctgctgtaaattaacagctaTTGTTTAGATAATCTGTAGATGCATTGACCGGTGAAGGAGAATCCCCCTGTCTGGTTCTCACGTTTAAAGCCTCCATTATATTATAGTTCTCAATAAAACAAGGTGAAATGTCACTTAACAGATTCACATGAACGAGCGTCACAGCTCGAGGCCGCGGTCACGAGCAGCTTTCATTTTCTCTGTGGGAACTTCCCTTTCTTATCACCTAGTGGACTCAATCAAAGCTTCATCATGTTAGACCTGCTGAATCAGGATTATTATGAGTCCACACAGAACCAATGATGCAATTACGACAATAGAagaattaatattatttttatatatatttttatttttatatttatttatttattattttttttctttaaatagtAGGCCTAATGGAGAGTGTGCAGACTTGGAGatgaaatctgcaaaaaaaaataaaaatgttgaaatagCCCCAGATCATCATCCTATTAAAATCAGTCATATCACAATTAATTTGGGGTGTCTACaattttctatttgttttttaaaactcGCTTTAATATTCCTATAATAATCCCATCATTTTACAATATTGAATAGTAAACAattgtaatattatttatagTGAATTGTTGTCTTTTAGGTATTCTATAATttgcattttctgtttttacaaTACAGAAGACCtttttaatatgtatttaaatgCGTGATATTTTAGCTTCACTGTGATATTGgtttatgcttttattgtggGAGATTTTTTTCCCATGAAGACACTAATTAGAAACTGAAATGTGAGTGACATTAAACATCTCTGTGACTTGAGGTTGACTTTGTGACTTGAGGTTGACTTTGACCGCTGAAAgccccacagcagcagcagcaggtgtagGTGAGGAAAGTGAAATAGGTGCGTCCTGCAGTATAAATGAggctctgcagctctgctccAACACATCAACTACTTCACAAGACTAATATCTCTATTTGCAtccacacaaagacaactagTCTCTTTTTTAAAGATGCTCAGCAGGATGTTGTTAGTGTGCCtcatgtctgtcagtgtgttcagttcagcctcctcactgagctgcagatggatggatcatAAATTCAGTCAGCACAGTCTGAACTCTCTGAATCTAATAGATGCTATGGTAAGTGGACTTCTTTAAAATCATTCAGTGAGTTTACTTTACTGTCTGTTTACTTcatgatgtgtgtttgtttgatgcaGGCTAATAATTCCACTAACACCACTGAGGAGGCTGAAGTGGACTTCCCTAATGATCTGTACAGCCAGGCCTCCAAAGCTTCAGTAAGTCTTCCTCAAACCTTtggaataaatatttaaaaataaaaaaatgtcataaatgtcTTTTTATATTGAGATTGATGTTGTTCTTCCAGGCTGAGGACAAACTGAGTTTCACAGTTCAGATCCTGGAGGAGATGGTCTCCCTGTTTGAGGAGGATCACAGCTCTGCATCATGGGAGGAGACCACAGTGGAGCACTTTCTCATTGTTGTGACCCAGCAGGCTGACGGCCTCCACTCCTGTGTGAGTAGAGAACATAACTGGTAGTAACAGCATGCAACACGTGTAATTAGATCTCTGTTACTCTGAAGTCCTGACAGCTTTACAGGTCTGTGAATACATGACAGGTGAATAAAGcatgttaaatatttattttcttgtaatGAATTTAGATTGTGAGTCAGAgcaacaagaagaagaacaagaagctGCAAATGTATTTCAAGAGACTCTCACACCATGTCCTGGAGCGAATGGtaagtctatctatctatctatctatctatctatctatctgtctatctatctatctctaatgctggtgttgttgtgtgtgcaggGCCACAGTGCTGAATCCTGGGAGCTGATCAGGAAGGAAATGAAAACCCATCTGACGAGAGCAGACCAGCTGGCTTTGTCTGTACTCACCAACTAAAATCTCTCTGTCACATTACCAATGTGTTCATTTATTAGCTAACATGtagtctatttatttatttatctatttattaacatatttattcattaaattattgagttgtgtgtgtatttattgatCATGTATTTGATCAACATGCTTTGCTTTGAGCAAAAttggttttttttatgttatagtcaataaaaaatatttattccagcaaatgtgaatatgattattgtttttattcttgttacATAAACAAAAGGGACGGATATTTTTTGGTTTTTAATGAGTTAAATCAAACAACAGGCAGGAACGTGTATTTCTATAGTAATACCTCTCAAGGTACTTCCACCTACTGAAGGTACACATTACAGTAAATCATCAGGACAGAGAATTAAACCTGAATATTAATATGAGTGAACAAGTACAAgtttaaactttttaaatatCAGTTCTTTAACAGATACTTAAGGCCTCCTTGTTCTTTCACTACGGCTAAATAGACATCGTAATACCACTCTTACCTAACCCAGacacagcaaacacaaaaacacctgCAGCTACtgagtctgtttttgtttctgtattGATCTGATTTGTCACTTTATTATCAGATTTATCTAAAATGTGTCTTCCATCACAAAGTTTACACTGTTTCACATATCAAAACATAACACACTCCATTCTGTTTTAGTCTGTAATATTCTTGCACATGTTGAACTTTGCACatctacatttgcacatttactacctcaattattttgtattaaagaacaaaacattgtactttgcacactttgcttatgtatatagtatgttattgcacacttgctaatgtatatagtgggttattctatgtttataatttagattttgttATGTTAGTTTTAGTAGTCAGGTATATTTAAAGTGTATTcctatattctttatattttgtattccaTGGATATATTTCTACAAAATAATTACTGTGGTACTGCTAATTTGACTTACATGTGAGTAAAAGatcggagtacttcttccaccactggcagAATGGAATAAATGGTACAGGTGATACACTGGCTATACTACTACGTATCTGCTCTAAGACTGCAGGAATTAAGTTTTCAAGCTGCACATATTAAAAGGATGCCGTCTCTGGCTGATAATAATCAGTTTACATCAAACACAAAATTTAGTCTCACAGGTCAGACTGAACAGATTACAGACATGTTTAGTTTTAGCTACTTGTGCAGCATTGAATGTGAAAGCAAAGTGATAGAACTGATCGTATTGCAGCAGTTAATATACAcagtatgtttgttttattgcctgGCTAAATAGATAGATCCCAAAATTggaaattattgtgttacagcagcaggttatccaagtAATGAACAggaacattaaataaaatgtacatgtcaacactaaagaaatatatccatagaatacaaaatataaagaaaaaaagatacgtcccttttgtttatgtaacaagaataaaaacaataatcatattcacatttgctggaataaatcatttttattgactataacataaaaaaacataaattttgCTCAAAGCAAAGCATGTTGATCAAATACATGATcaatagatacacacacaactcaataatttaatgaataaatatgttaataaatagataaataaataaatagactgCATGTAAGCTAATAAATGAACACATTGGTAATGTGACAGAGAGATTTTAGTTGGTGAGTACAGACAAAGCCAGCTGGTCTGCTCTCGTCAGATGGGTTTTCATTTCCTTCCTGATCAGCTCCCAGGATTCAGCACTGTGGCcctgcacacacaacaacaccagcattagagatagatagatagatagatagacagatacatagatagatagatagatagatagatagatagatagatagacttaCCATTCGCTCCAGGACATGGTGTGAGAGTCTCTTGAAATACATGTGCagcttcttgttcttcttcttgttgcTCTGACTCACAATCTAAATTCattacaagaaaataaatatttaacatgCTTTATTCACCTGTCATGTATTCACAGAGCTGTAAAGCTGTCAGGACTTCAGAGTAACAGAGATCTAACTACACGTGTTGCATGTTGTTACTGCCAGTTATGTTCTCTACTCACACAGGAGTGGAGGCCGTCAGCCTGCTGGGTCACAACAATGAGAAAGTGCTCCACTGTGGTCTCCT
The genomic region above belongs to Sebastes fasciatus isolate fSebFas1 chromosome 20, fSebFas1.pri, whole genome shotgun sequence and contains:
- the LOC141758509 gene encoding interferon a3-like, with product MLSRMLLVCLMSVSVFSSASSLSCRWMDHKFSQHSLNSLNLIDAMANNSTNTTEEAEVDFPNDLYSQASKASAEDKLSFTVQILEEMVSLFEEDHSSASWEETTVEHFLIVVTQQADGLHSCIVSQSNKKKNKKLQMYFKRLSHHVLERMGHSAESWELIRKEMKTHLTRADQLALSVLTN